A window of the Scleropages formosus chromosome 5, fSclFor1.1, whole genome shotgun sequence genome harbors these coding sequences:
- the LOC108933831 gene encoding voltage-dependent calcium channel subunit alpha-2/delta-2-like isoform X4: MMYWARRIEQELDRVLQHASAQQLRGIYNEKRRQFSLLRNSPGDVVQKVSSDIEKLLGKKRKALERLTREAERLQKEHVWKDNIKEWDMEYYDSKAELDYYAVQDADGHGHAAPSSSLRLEFVYDPNFRNSVNFSYTAVQIPTDIYKGSPVILNELNWTQGLEKTFVENSREDPSLLWQAFGSATGVTRYYPATPWRAPDKIDLYDVRRRSWYIQGASSPKDMVILVDVSGSVSGLTLKLIKASVIEMLDTLSDDDYVNVARFSEKAEPVVPCFKHLVQANVRNKRTFKQAVQLMQAKGMTDYKSGFHFAFQQLLNLTNMPRANCNKVIMLFTDGGEDRAQDVFEQYNWPNKTVRVFTFSVGQHNYDVTPLQWIACANKGYYFEIRSICAIRTNTQEYLDVLGRPMVLAGNRAKQVQWTNVYQDALGLGLVVTGTMPVFNLTVEGSSQNQLILGVMGVDVHLDEIKKLTPRYNLGANGYIFAIDPNGYVLLHPNLQPKMVNLPEPVTLDFLDAELEDVNKQEIRRQMIDGRPGQSAISSLVKSIDERYIDEARRIYTWTPVNGTDYSLGLVLPTYNEYYLRADLNDEMLQLQYLESLLPSTFDTEGHVFIAPREYCTKLHVTDNNTQFLENFISLMVEITPESKDCDQDLIHNLILESDIVWQLAARVWKNKNLNTYGFLALFVSTDSGVTRVFPNTAADSWTEDPEPFNSNYYRRSMDKKGYVFHAPLRSAGDEALGSDNGTVGILVTTAVEITVGGKTVKPAVVGVKLDLEAWVDKFKILASNQSDARQGSHKCGPSSSCEMDCEVNSDDLMCYLLDDGGFLVMSNQKEHWKKVGQFFGDVDPSLMHALFNNSIYARKQSFDYHAVCEATASSRTGAARRGVFVPTIADLLNVAWWTSAATWSLIQHVLYGLTYHSWFAADPGAVEAEAADARESSCVTVYSQFYFTNTSNSYNTLQDCGNCSRLFHAKRIEKTNLLFVVAETPCKSCEMEKLAQVKTEFQEENPCELLSLARYRRGPSTCFDYNVQEVVQSQKGQAGRRRQCEGTDGGWRQQWRPDLSYRANFKLLLPAH; this comes from the exons ATCTACAATGAGAAGAGGCGCCAGTTCAGCCTTCTGAGGAACTCGCCCGGCGACGTGGTGCAGAAGGTCTCCTCGGACATTGAGAAGCTTCTAGGGAAGAAGCGCAAGGCCTTGGAG CGGCTCACCAGAGAGGCAGAGCGCCTGCAGAAGGAGCACGTCTGGAAGGACAACATTAAG GAGTGGGACATGGAGTACTACGACTCCAAGGCGGAGCTCGACTAT TATGCCGTGCAGGACGCCgacggacacggacacgcgGCGCCATCGTCCTCTCTCAGGCTGGAGTTTGTGTACGACCCCAACTTCCGGAACAGCGTCAACTTCTCCTACACGGCCGTGCAGATCCCCACCGACATCTACAAGGGCT CTCCCGTGATCCTCAACGAGCTCAACTGGACGCAGGGGCTGGAGAAGACCTTCGTGGAGAACAGCCGCGAGGACCCGTCCCTGCTGTGGCAGGCGTTCGGCAGCGCCACGGGCGTCACCAGGTACTACCCAG CCACACCCTGGAGAGCGCCCGACAAGATCGACCTGTACGACGTGCGCAGGAGGTCCTG GTACATCCAAGGAGCCTCTTCTCCAAAGGACATGGTCATCCTGGTGGACGT GAGCGGTAGTGTCAGCGGCCTGACCCTGAAGCTCATCAAAGCCTCCGTGATAGAGATGCTGGACACGCTGTCGGACGACGACTACGTCAACGTGGCGCGA TTCAGCGAGAAGGCCGAGCCCGTGGTGCCGTGCTTCAAGCACCTGGTCCAGGCCAACGTGCGCAACAAGCGCACCTTCAAACAGGCCGTGCAGCTCATGCAGGCCAAGGGCATGACGGACTACAAGTCGGGCTTCCACTTCGCCTTCCAGCAGCTGCTCAAC CTGACCAACATGCCGAGGGCCAACTGCAACAAGGTGATCATGCTGTTCACGGACGGCGGCGAGGACCGCGCCCAGGACGTCTTTGAGCAGTACAACTGGCCCAATAAGACG GTCCGAGTGTTCACCTTCTCTGTGGGGCAGCACAACTACGACGTCACACCACTCCAGTGGATTGCGTGTGCCAACAAAG GGTACTACTTTGAGATCCGCTCCATCTGTGCCATCAGAACCAACACTCAG GAGTACCTGGACGTGCTGGGGCGACCCATGGTGCTGGCGGGGAACCGGGCCAAGCAGGTCCAGTGGACCAACGTGTACCAGGACGCCTTG GGGCTCGGCCTGGTGGTGACGGGGACGATGCCCGTCTTCAACCTCACCGTGGAGGGAAGCTCGCAG AACCAGCTCATTCTGGGAGTGATGGGGGTGGACGTCCATCTCGATGAGATCAAGAAGCTCACTCCACGCTACAAC CTCGGCGCCAATGGATACATCTTTGCCATCGACCCCAACGGTTACGTCCTTCTGCATCCGAACCTGCAGCCAAAG ATGGTGAACCTGCCCGAGCCGGTGACCCTGGACTTCCTGGATGCTGAGCTGGAGGACGTCAACAAACAGGAG ATCCGGCGGCAGATGATCGACGGTCGGCCCGGCCAGTCCGCCATCAGCTCGCTCGTCAAATCGATCGATGAG AGGTACATCGATGAAGCGAGAAGGATTTACACCTGGACGCCCGTCAATGGCACTGACTACAG CCTGGGCCTGGTTTTACCCACCTACAACGAGTACTACCTGCGCGCAGACTTGAACGACGAGATGCTTCAGCTGCAGT ACCTGGAGTCCCTGCTGCCGAGCACCTTCGACACGGAAGGACACGTCTTCATTGCTCCCAG GGAGTACTGCACGAAGCTGCACGTCACAGACAACAACACACAGTTCCTGGAGAACTTCATATCCCTGATGGTGGAGATCACACCTGAGTCCAAGGACT GCGACCAGGACCTCATACACAACCTGATCCTGGAATCGGACATAGTCTGGCAGCTGGCAGCGAGGGTGTGGAAGAACAAGAACCTAAACAC GTACGGGTTCCTGGCACTGTTCGTGTCCACGGACAGCGGAGTCACCCGAGTCTTTCCCAACAC GGCTGCCGACTCCTGGACCGAGGACCCGGAGCCCTTTAACAGCAACTACTACCGCCGCAGCATGGACAAGAAGGGCTACGTGTTCCACGCTCCGCTCCGAAGCG CTGGCGACGAGGCTCTCGGCTCAGACAACGGCACCGTGGGCATCCTGGTCACCACGGCGGTGGAGATCACTGTAGGGGGCAAGACGGTGAAACCCGCAG TGGTCGGAGTGAAACTGGACCTTGAGGCCTGGGTGGACAAATTCAAGATCCTGGCCAGCAACCAGTCTGACGCTCGGCAGGGTTCCCACAAG TGTGGGCCATCCAGCAGCTGCGAGATGGACTGCGAAGTCAACAGTGAC GACCTCATGTGTTACCTGTTGGATGATGGAGGCTTCCTCGTTATGTCCAACCAGAAGGAGCACTGGAAAAAG GTGGGTCAGTTCTTCGGTGACGTGGACCCGTCCTTGATGCACGCCCTCTTCAACAACTCTATCTACGCCCGCAAGCAATCCTTCGACTACCATGCGGTCTGCGAGGCCACGGCCAGCAGCCGCACGGGAGCCGCTCGCCGGGGGGTCTTTGTG CCAACCATCGCAGACCTGCTGAACGTCGCCTGGTGGACATCGGCAGCAACCTG GTCCCTGATTCAGCATGTGCTCTATGGGCTGACGTACCACAGCTGGTTCGCTGCAG ACCCAGGTGCGGTGGAGGCCGAAGCTGCGGATGCCCGAGAGAGCAGCTGCGTGACGGTGTACAGCCAGTTCTACTTTACCAACACAAGCAACTCGTACAACACCCTCCAGGACTGTGGGAACTGCTCCAG GTTGTTTCATGCCAAGAGGATAGAGAAGACCAACCTGCTGTTTGTGGTGGCCGAGACCCCCTGCAAGTCGTGCGAGATGGAGAAGCTGGCTCAGGTGAAGACCGAGT TCCAGGAAGAGAACCCGTGTGAGCTGCTGAGCTTGGCGCGCTACAGGAGAGGGCCGTCCACCTGCTTCGACTACAACGTCCAG GAAGTGGTGCAGTCCCAGAAAGGCCAGGCAGGCAGAAGACGTCAGTGTGAGGGTACGGACGgcggatggaggcagcagtggagaccAGATCTG TCCTACAGGGCCAATTTCAAACTTCTCCTCCCTGCCCATTGA
- the LOC108933831 gene encoding voltage-dependent calcium channel subunit alpha-2/delta-2-like isoform X5: MAMMSGTFTAALLLLLPSASWPPARALSFPQQYTMMYWARRIEQELDRVLQHASAQQLRGIYNEKRRQFSLLRNSPGDVVQKVSSDIEKLLGKKRKALERLTREAERLQKEHVWKDNIKEWDMEYYDSKAELDYYAVQDADGHGHAAPSSSLRLEFVYDPNFRNSVNFSYTAVQIPTDIYKGSPVILNELNWTQGLEKTFVENSREDPSLLWQAFGSATGVTRYYPATPWRAPDKIDLYDVRRRSWYIQGASSPKDMVILVDVSGSVSGLTLKLIKASVIEMLDTLSDDDYVNVARFSEKAEPVVPCFKHLVQANVRNKRTFKQAVQLMQAKGMTDYKSGFHFAFQQLLNLTNMPRANCNKVIMLFTDGGEDRAQDVFEQYNWPNKTVRVFTFSVGQHNYDVTPLQWIACANKGYYFEIRSICAIRTNTQEYLDVLGRPMVLAGNRAKQVQWTNVYQDALGLGLVVTGTMPVFNLTVEGSSQNQLILGVMGVDVHLDEIKKLTPRYNLGANGYIFAIDPNGYVLLHPNLQPKMVNLPEPVTLDFLDAELEDVNKQEIRRQMIDGRPGQSAISSLVKSIDERYIDEARRIYTWTPVNGTDYSLGLVLPTYNEYYLRADLNDEMLQLQYLESLLPSTFDTEGHVFIAPREYCTKLHVTDNNTQFLENFISLMVEITPESKDCDQDLIHNLILESDIVWQLAARVWKNKNLNTYGFLALFVSTDSGVTRVFPNTAADSWTEDPEPFNSNYYRRSMDKKGYVFHAPLRSAGDEALGSDNGTVGILVTTAVEITVGGKTVKPAVVGVKLDLEAWVDKFKILASNQSDARQGSHKCGPSSSCEMDCEVNSDDLMCYLLDDGGFLVMSNQKEHWKKVGQFFGDVDPSLMHALFNNSIYARKQSFDYHAVCEATASSRTGAARRGVFVPTIADLLNVAWWTSAATWSLIQHVLYGLTYHSWFAADPGAVEAEAADARESSCVTVYSQFYFTNTSNSYNTLQDCGNCSRLFHAKRIEKTNLLFVVAETPCKSCEMEKLAQVKTEFQEENPCELLSLARYRRGPSTCFDYNVQENTSECGRGFSLRPPSAVLLCLQLILLCLSTSL; the protein is encoded by the exons ATCTACAATGAGAAGAGGCGCCAGTTCAGCCTTCTGAGGAACTCGCCCGGCGACGTGGTGCAGAAGGTCTCCTCGGACATTGAGAAGCTTCTAGGGAAGAAGCGCAAGGCCTTGGAG CGGCTCACCAGAGAGGCAGAGCGCCTGCAGAAGGAGCACGTCTGGAAGGACAACATTAAG GAGTGGGACATGGAGTACTACGACTCCAAGGCGGAGCTCGACTAT TATGCCGTGCAGGACGCCgacggacacggacacgcgGCGCCATCGTCCTCTCTCAGGCTGGAGTTTGTGTACGACCCCAACTTCCGGAACAGCGTCAACTTCTCCTACACGGCCGTGCAGATCCCCACCGACATCTACAAGGGCT CTCCCGTGATCCTCAACGAGCTCAACTGGACGCAGGGGCTGGAGAAGACCTTCGTGGAGAACAGCCGCGAGGACCCGTCCCTGCTGTGGCAGGCGTTCGGCAGCGCCACGGGCGTCACCAGGTACTACCCAG CCACACCCTGGAGAGCGCCCGACAAGATCGACCTGTACGACGTGCGCAGGAGGTCCTG GTACATCCAAGGAGCCTCTTCTCCAAAGGACATGGTCATCCTGGTGGACGT GAGCGGTAGTGTCAGCGGCCTGACCCTGAAGCTCATCAAAGCCTCCGTGATAGAGATGCTGGACACGCTGTCGGACGACGACTACGTCAACGTGGCGCGA TTCAGCGAGAAGGCCGAGCCCGTGGTGCCGTGCTTCAAGCACCTGGTCCAGGCCAACGTGCGCAACAAGCGCACCTTCAAACAGGCCGTGCAGCTCATGCAGGCCAAGGGCATGACGGACTACAAGTCGGGCTTCCACTTCGCCTTCCAGCAGCTGCTCAAC CTGACCAACATGCCGAGGGCCAACTGCAACAAGGTGATCATGCTGTTCACGGACGGCGGCGAGGACCGCGCCCAGGACGTCTTTGAGCAGTACAACTGGCCCAATAAGACG GTCCGAGTGTTCACCTTCTCTGTGGGGCAGCACAACTACGACGTCACACCACTCCAGTGGATTGCGTGTGCCAACAAAG GGTACTACTTTGAGATCCGCTCCATCTGTGCCATCAGAACCAACACTCAG GAGTACCTGGACGTGCTGGGGCGACCCATGGTGCTGGCGGGGAACCGGGCCAAGCAGGTCCAGTGGACCAACGTGTACCAGGACGCCTTG GGGCTCGGCCTGGTGGTGACGGGGACGATGCCCGTCTTCAACCTCACCGTGGAGGGAAGCTCGCAG AACCAGCTCATTCTGGGAGTGATGGGGGTGGACGTCCATCTCGATGAGATCAAGAAGCTCACTCCACGCTACAAC CTCGGCGCCAATGGATACATCTTTGCCATCGACCCCAACGGTTACGTCCTTCTGCATCCGAACCTGCAGCCAAAG ATGGTGAACCTGCCCGAGCCGGTGACCCTGGACTTCCTGGATGCTGAGCTGGAGGACGTCAACAAACAGGAG ATCCGGCGGCAGATGATCGACGGTCGGCCCGGCCAGTCCGCCATCAGCTCGCTCGTCAAATCGATCGATGAG AGGTACATCGATGAAGCGAGAAGGATTTACACCTGGACGCCCGTCAATGGCACTGACTACAG CCTGGGCCTGGTTTTACCCACCTACAACGAGTACTACCTGCGCGCAGACTTGAACGACGAGATGCTTCAGCTGCAGT ACCTGGAGTCCCTGCTGCCGAGCACCTTCGACACGGAAGGACACGTCTTCATTGCTCCCAG GGAGTACTGCACGAAGCTGCACGTCACAGACAACAACACACAGTTCCTGGAGAACTTCATATCCCTGATGGTGGAGATCACACCTGAGTCCAAGGACT GCGACCAGGACCTCATACACAACCTGATCCTGGAATCGGACATAGTCTGGCAGCTGGCAGCGAGGGTGTGGAAGAACAAGAACCTAAACAC GTACGGGTTCCTGGCACTGTTCGTGTCCACGGACAGCGGAGTCACCCGAGTCTTTCCCAACAC GGCTGCCGACTCCTGGACCGAGGACCCGGAGCCCTTTAACAGCAACTACTACCGCCGCAGCATGGACAAGAAGGGCTACGTGTTCCACGCTCCGCTCCGAAGCG CTGGCGACGAGGCTCTCGGCTCAGACAACGGCACCGTGGGCATCCTGGTCACCACGGCGGTGGAGATCACTGTAGGGGGCAAGACGGTGAAACCCGCAG TGGTCGGAGTGAAACTGGACCTTGAGGCCTGGGTGGACAAATTCAAGATCCTGGCCAGCAACCAGTCTGACGCTCGGCAGGGTTCCCACAAG TGTGGGCCATCCAGCAGCTGCGAGATGGACTGCGAAGTCAACAGTGAC GACCTCATGTGTTACCTGTTGGATGATGGAGGCTTCCTCGTTATGTCCAACCAGAAGGAGCACTGGAAAAAG GTGGGTCAGTTCTTCGGTGACGTGGACCCGTCCTTGATGCACGCCCTCTTCAACAACTCTATCTACGCCCGCAAGCAATCCTTCGACTACCATGCGGTCTGCGAGGCCACGGCCAGCAGCCGCACGGGAGCCGCTCGCCGGGGGGTCTTTGTG CCAACCATCGCAGACCTGCTGAACGTCGCCTGGTGGACATCGGCAGCAACCTG GTCCCTGATTCAGCATGTGCTCTATGGGCTGACGTACCACAGCTGGTTCGCTGCAG ACCCAGGTGCGGTGGAGGCCGAAGCTGCGGATGCCCGAGAGAGCAGCTGCGTGACGGTGTACAGCCAGTTCTACTTTACCAACACAAGCAACTCGTACAACACCCTCCAGGACTGTGGGAACTGCTCCAG GTTGTTTCATGCCAAGAGGATAGAGAAGACCAACCTGCTGTTTGTGGTGGCCGAGACCCCCTGCAAGTCGTGCGAGATGGAGAAGCTGGCTCAGGTGAAGACCGAGT TCCAGGAAGAGAACCCGTGTGAGCTGCTGAGCTTGGCGCGCTACAGGAGAGGGCCGTCCACCTGCTTCGACTACAACGTCCAG GAGAACACCTCCGAATGTGGGCGGGGCTTCTCTCTGCGACCACCGTCGGCTGTCCTCCTGTGTCTTCAGCTCATTCTGCTCTGCCTGTCCACCTCTCTCTAG